A genomic stretch from Desulfatiglans anilini DSM 4660 includes:
- a CDS encoding chloride channel protein yields MTTTAHRPGRFLLWRTNGLTHAGKWIFTYVLIGLIAGFGSIAFQYLCQVGSYFFLDMLAGYRPPAPVGESHLFPPSGTPFTRWMLLVVPVIGGLISGWLVYTFAPEAEGHGTDAAIDAYHNKGGFIRGRIPIIKTLASAVTITSGGSGGREGPIAQIGAGFGSFLATRLKLSDRERRIMLAAGIGAGVGSIFRAPMAGALFAAEVLYREPEFESEVIIPAGISSVVAYCVFCLFFGWGSLFHSDDFVFRNPLELGPYIVLAFVLVAGGVLYIKSFYGVQKVFKRLEIPNHFKPALGGLCTGIIGFFLPATLSFGYGYAQMALENELSILFLLGLAFGKILTTSFSIGSGGSGGVFGPSVVIGGALGGAVGKAFHALLPGIVTAPGAFVIVGMAGFFAAVSKAPISTIIFVSEMTNSYHLLLPSLLVCSLAFLLSKRWTIYVKQPLNRVSSNAHRGDFFVDVLESIRVRELLPSLRKVRLIPENMTFSEFREIFRSSQQHYFPVVNERKELTGIFSINDVRSVLFDDEIGELVRMKDIATTELITATPSEDINSVLKKFTVRNLQRLPVVKDDDPGFLLGMLDRREVIEYYNLRVQAIKQREGEPEKQPAEREASRLKAVSVGMAMNRQVETIPAAKTFESLSDFLRTRRFSAYPIVDQEGRLQGILSLSDIFKASKNPRHPLTAGDIATPGPVTVTEEDTLYTALNRLSKGDFAILPVVDRENPSRVVGIISRRDILKAFDDLFFKKTVAHDAKR; encoded by the coding sequence ATGACGACAACAGCCCATCGGCCCGGCCGGTTTCTTCTTTGGCGGACGAATGGCTTGACGCACGCCGGCAAGTGGATCTTCACCTATGTGTTGATCGGCCTGATCGCGGGGTTCGGATCCATTGCGTTCCAGTATCTCTGCCAGGTCGGTTCCTATTTTTTCCTCGACATGCTGGCTGGTTATCGCCCGCCCGCCCCCGTTGGAGAATCCCATCTTTTCCCGCCTTCAGGGACGCCCTTCACCCGCTGGATGCTCCTGGTCGTGCCGGTCATCGGCGGTCTGATCAGCGGATGGCTGGTATATACCTTCGCACCCGAAGCGGAAGGCCACGGCACGGATGCCGCCATCGATGCCTACCACAACAAGGGCGGATTCATCCGCGGACGCATCCCCATCATCAAGACCCTCGCCTCGGCGGTCACCATCACCTCCGGCGGTTCGGGGGGCCGTGAGGGCCCTATCGCCCAGATCGGCGCCGGCTTCGGCTCCTTCCTGGCCACCAGGCTGAAACTCTCGGATCGGGAACGCCGCATCATGCTCGCAGCCGGCATCGGCGCCGGCGTGGGCAGCATCTTCCGTGCGCCTATGGCCGGAGCGCTCTTCGCCGCAGAAGTGCTCTACCGCGAACCGGAGTTCGAATCGGAGGTCATCATACCGGCCGGCATTTCATCCGTCGTCGCTTACTGCGTCTTCTGCCTCTTTTTCGGCTGGGGCTCCCTCTTCCACTCCGATGACTTCGTCTTCCGCAACCCGCTAGAACTCGGTCCTTACATCGTTCTGGCCTTCGTCCTCGTGGCCGGCGGCGTCCTCTACATCAAGTCCTTTTATGGCGTCCAGAAGGTTTTTAAACGCCTCGAGATACCCAATCACTTCAAGCCCGCCCTTGGGGGGCTGTGCACCGGCATCATAGGCTTCTTCCTGCCGGCGACCCTCTCTTTCGGATACGGCTATGCGCAGATGGCGCTGGAAAACGAGCTTTCCATTCTCTTCCTTCTCGGCCTGGCCTTCGGAAAAATCCTGACCACCTCCTTTTCCATCGGCTCGGGGGGCAGCGGCGGGGTCTTCGGCCCGTCGGTCGTGATCGGCGGCGCCCTGGGGGGCGCGGTCGGAAAAGCCTTTCACGCGCTGCTGCCCGGCATCGTCACCGCGCCGGGGGCCTTCGTCATCGTCGGCATGGCGGGCTTTTTCGCGGCGGTCTCCAAGGCCCCTATCTCCACCATCATCTTCGTGAGCGAGATGACGAATTCCTATCACCTCCTCCTCCCGAGTCTGCTCGTCTGCTCGCTCGCCTTTCTGCTGTCCAAACGATGGACCATCTATGTCAAACAGCCGCTGAACCGCGTTTCATCGAACGCCCACCGCGGGGACTTCTTCGTCGACGTCCTCGAGTCCATCCGGGTGCGCGAACTCCTTCCCTCTCTCCGGAAGGTGCGCCTCATCCCGGAAAACATGACCTTCAGCGAGTTCCGCGAGATCTTCCGATCCAGCCAGCAGCACTATTTCCCCGTCGTCAACGAACGGAAGGAACTCACCGGGATCTTTTCCATCAACGACGTCCGCAGCGTCCTCTTCGACGACGAAATCGGGGAACTGGTCCGGATGAAGGATATCGCGACGACCGAGCTCATCACGGCGACCCCTTCGGAAGACATCAACTCCGTGCTCAAGAAATTCACGGTCCGCAACCTTCAAAGACTCCCGGTCGTCAAGGACGATGACCCCGGGTTTTTGCTGGGGATGCTGGATCGGCGAGAGGTGATCGAATATTACAACCTTCGGGTACAGGCCATCAAACAGCGTGAGGGAGAGCCGGAAAAACAGCCCGCCGAACGTGAGGCGTCGCGCCTGAAGGCAGTTTCCGTCGGCATGGCCATGAACCGCCAGGTCGAAACCATCCCGGCGGCCAAGACATTCGAATCCCTCTCCGACTTTCTTCGCACGCGCCGATTCAGCGCCTATCCCATAGTCGACCAGGAAGGCCGGCTGCAGGGGATCCTGTCGCTTTCGGACATTTTCAAGGCCTCCAAAAACCCGCGGCACCCCCTGACGGCCGGAGATATCGCCACCCCTGGCCCCGTCACCGTCACGGAGGAGGACACGCTTTACACGGCCTTGAACAGGCTGTCGAAGGGTGATTTCGCCATTCTTCCCGTTGTCGACCGGGAAAACCCCAGTCGCGTGGTCGGCATAATCAGCCGTCGAGACATCCTGAAGGCCTTTGACGACCTGTTTTTCAAAAAGACAGTCGCCCATGATGCAAAGAGGTAA
- a CDS encoding transglycosylase SLT domain-containing protein: MMQRGKLFGPLIALFILATLMLPGCGGRSLQTENTDDLCELFRRQGGWYPAAAAARHRWGISIPIMMSIIRQESRFAAEAKPPRTRCLWVFPGPRPSSAYGYAQAGDAAWEDYKKWTGRGGADRDDFEDAVDFVGWYCHMSHIRCGIAKSDAYRLYLAYHEGHGGYNRRTYAGKTWLQNVAAKVARQARAYADQLAVCEPALEKRRSCCLWPF, translated from the coding sequence ATGATGCAAAGAGGTAAGCTATTCGGCCCCTTGATCGCCCTATTCATCCTGGCGACCCTGATGCTTCCAGGATGCGGCGGGAGATCGCTGCAAACGGAAAACACCGACGACCTCTGCGAACTGTTCCGCCGCCAGGGGGGATGGTATCCCGCAGCCGCGGCCGCCCGCCATCGCTGGGGGATCTCCATCCCGATCATGATGTCCATCATCCGCCAGGAATCGCGCTTCGCGGCCGAGGCCAAGCCGCCGCGCACCCGCTGCCTCTGGGTCTTCCCCGGCCCGCGGCCCTCGTCGGCGTATGGGTATGCCCAGGCAGGGGACGCGGCCTGGGAGGATTACAAGAAGTGGACCGGCCGGGGAGGGGCAGACCGGGACGATTTTGAGGACGCCGTCGATTTTGTCGGCTGGTATTGCCACATGAGCCATATCCGCTGCGGCATCGCCAAATCCGATGCATATCGCCTGTATTTGGCGTATCATGAGGGGCACGGTGGATACAACCGCAGGACCTACGCAGGGAAGACCTGGCTGCAGAACGTGGCGGCGAAGGTCGCAAGACAGGCCCGGGCGTATGCAGACCAGCTGGCGGTCTGTGAACCCGCCCTCGAGAAGCGGCGATCCTGCTGCCTGTGGCCTTTTTGA
- a CDS encoding helix-turn-helix domain-containing protein yields the protein MPQIMTTKELAKYLKLHEITICKYAAEGKIPAIRIGRVWRFDKEAIDRWISGGQQSK from the coding sequence ATGCCTCAGATTATGACAACAAAGGAACTGGCAAAATATCTCAAGCTTCACGAAATTACCATCTGCAAATACGCCGCCGAAGGCAAGATTCCTGCCATTCGCATCGGCCGGGTGTGGCGGTTCGACAAAGAGGCCATAGACCGCTGGATCAGCGGCGGGCAGCAATCGAAGTGA
- a CDS encoding exo-beta-N-acetylmuramidase NamZ family protein, translated as MPATAMGIDRLREGEWKKFKSRNLLLLANQASVDRRLEPSWSVIAQTLPGRLKGLLGPQHGFGGEDQDNMVETPHARDEETGLPVYSLYAETRAPLPFMLEGVDCLMVDLQDAGTRVYTFASTLLNCMRAAADAGVGLAVLDRPNPLGGRVIEGNLLQEAFFSFVGPARLPMRHGLTMGEMALLFKEAFSIDCDLEIIPMGGWERRMLWPDTGLRWLMPSPNMPLFETALVYPGQVVLEGTNLSEGRGTCRPFEIFGAPYIDRKAVLEALSPACRQGIRLQPFTFRPTFNKWHHRLCKGFMIHVLDPGLYEPYLTSLALIQCIAKIHPGDFAWKEPPYEYEYKKKPIDLIMGDDEFRKDLENGIPVNRLKERWHPDLSDYGEWRRPFLLYA; from the coding sequence ATGCCAGCGACCGCTATGGGTATCGATCGCCTCCGCGAAGGCGAATGGAAGAAGTTCAAGAGCCGGAACCTGCTTCTACTGGCCAACCAGGCCTCTGTGGATCGCCGCCTCGAACCGTCCTGGAGCGTCATCGCACAGACGCTCCCGGGGCGCCTCAAGGGACTCCTTGGACCGCAGCATGGCTTCGGAGGAGAAGATCAGGACAACATGGTCGAAACCCCCCATGCCCGGGACGAGGAGACCGGCCTCCCGGTCTACAGCCTTTACGCCGAGACCCGGGCCCCGCTTCCCTTTATGCTCGAGGGGGTCGACTGCCTGATGGTCGATTTGCAGGACGCCGGGACAAGGGTCTACACCTTCGCCTCTACCCTGCTCAACTGCATGCGGGCGGCCGCCGACGCCGGCGTCGGCCTGGCCGTCCTCGACCGGCCGAACCCCCTCGGAGGGCGGGTGATCGAAGGCAATCTCCTGCAGGAGGCCTTCTTCTCGTTTGTCGGCCCGGCCCGACTTCCCATGCGCCACGGCTTGACCATGGGCGAGATGGCCCTTCTCTTCAAAGAGGCCTTCTCCATCGATTGTGACCTCGAGATCATCCCCATGGGGGGCTGGGAGCGGCGAATGCTGTGGCCCGACACGGGTCTTCGCTGGCTCATGCCTTCACCCAACATGCCGCTCTTCGAAACGGCGCTTGTCTACCCCGGGCAGGTCGTCCTCGAGGGAACCAACCTGTCCGAAGGACGCGGAACGTGCCGCCCGTTCGAGATCTTCGGCGCCCCTTACATCGACCGGAAGGCGGTCCTGGAGGCCCTCAGCCCGGCATGCCGCCAGGGCATCCGCCTTCAGCCCTTCACCTTCCGCCCCACCTTCAACAAATGGCACCATCGACTGTGCAAAGGGTTCATGATCCACGTACTCGACCCCGGCCTCTACGAACCCTACCTCACCTCCCTCGCCCTCATCCAGTGCATTGCGAAGATTCACCCCGGCGATTTTGCCTGGAAAGAGCCTCCCTATGAATACGAGTACAAAAAAAAGCCCATTGATTTGATCATGGGCGATGATGAATTCCGAAAAGACCTGGAGAATGGCATCCCCGTCAACCGGTTGAAGGAGCGCTGGCATCCGGATCTCTCCGATTACGGGGAATGGCGCCGGCCTTTTCTGCTCTATGCCTGA